Below is a window of Zygosaccharomyces rouxii strain CBS732 chromosome C complete sequence DNA.
ATTAAGTTGAATCCAATGACAAACCCACTTTCCATACCGCAGAATATAACACCGTGCCATTCTGTGAATTTCATAACAATCCctaatttatccaatttgaaTCCAGCTGGTAATATCAAGGAACTTATGGcttggtaaaatttcaaccCTTTGTGAACCCTTTTGAGAGAGTGTAAACTGGATAGGTGAAACTCATAGATATCAATGGATTCTGAATCCTGGGTATTGCAACATATCAACCGATACCAACCAGTGTCAAGTCTCTGGAccaaaaaattggcaaagTTTAAAGTATTAACAGGAATTTCATAAACTTGTTCCCATGAACCATCAATTTTGAGGAACCGTAACTTATGTTGCTTGTCTAAAACTGCTAAAAGACCATCATCCACATACTGCAACGCTACAATTTGTGGttcattttcaatgcaATGACTAGATATGGGTCTTCTTCTAATTAGGTCCCATAGACATATCTTACCGGTTGCGTCTCCAGATACAAGTAACGGTGCAACTTCTTGTGGCAGATCAAGGACTAGCAAATCCGTCACACTTGACTTATGGAATCGTAAAGTATACTCAGGTAATTGTATTGGATTCATACAAGTCTTGAAGCTCAATGCTTATTTTTTGGGAAGTTTAACTAATCGTGACTAAACATTAATTCGAACACTCATCTCATAAtacaagaaaataaatACAACAACTATAAAAGTAATACtacattttccattttaGTTCGTTTTCACATATATACaagaaagatcaatttcttttcaatccaAATTAGCTTGAAGTCC
It encodes the following:
- the ASA1 gene encoding Asa1p (similar to gnl|GLV|KLLA0D09086g Kluyveromyces lactis KLLA0D09086g and weakly similar to YPR085C uniprot|Q06822 Saccharomyces cerevisiae YPR085C Protein required for cell viability) — its product is MNPIQLPEYTLRFHKSSVTDLLVLDLPQEVAPLLVSGDATGKICLWDLIRRRPISSHCIENEPQIVALQYVDDGLLAVLDKQHKLRFLKIDGSWEQVYEIPVNTLNFANFLVQRLDTGWYRLICCNTQDSESIDIYEFHLSSLHSLKRVHKGLKFYQAISSLILPAGFKLDKLGIVMKFTEWHGVIFCGMESGFVIGFNLIDDGQVEIVYVSHVHYPNPILDLYPGKDNILSSSTDNKIGIHDLNCQQDERPNFERQSPILLKKELHSLSANFKQVPISEVAHIKKIENLLLLSSWFGETVVTDEQIELLAKFSKSKSIVEVNENPQGNLQSNNTSSKSKNPNCKVSSLEGLSSSNSKDSNYVISTNVGQRRRIERFLQNSWCIIGYDDGNIAFHRL